Within Cellulophaga sp. L1A9, the genomic segment AAAATAACCTTCAGATGGTTTCAAGTTTATTGAGTTTACAAACTAAAAACACAAAGAGTAAAGCAGCGATTGAAGCCTTAGAAGAAGGAAAAAGTAGGGTGAAAGCGATGGCATTAATTCACCAGAAATTATATCAAAATGATGATCTTTCTGTAATTGAAATGCAAGGATATATTGAAAGCTTGGTAAATAGTATACAATCTGTTTACAAAAAAGGCGGACATAAAATAAATATAAATATTGATGCTGAAGGAATTGAACTAGATATTGATAGAGCAATTCCATTTGGGTTGATATTAAATGAATTGGTGTCTAACTCTTTTAAATATGGTTTTCCTGAAGATGATGGAAACGGAAAAATCTATATTCATTTGAGAAAAACAACAGAAGAAGGTGGTGGTTATTTTGAATATTCTGACAACGGAGTAGGCATGCCATCAGATATGGAAGAACGTGCAGGAGAATCTATGGGAATTAGATTAATGAATCGTTTGGTGAATCAGCTTCAGTCAACATTAAATATTGATAAAGTTGAAGAGGGAGTTAAATTTTGGTTTAATTTTAAATAAATCAAATTAAAAAAATAGCTTAAAAATATGAAAATTACATTTCTGGGCCATGCGTCATTATTGATAAAGACAACCACGTCAACTATTTTAATAGATCCATTTATTTCAGGAAATGAGTTGGCAACAGGGAAAATTGATCTTAATGATTTAAAGCCTGATTATATTTTACTGACACATGCACATCAAGATCATGTTTTAGATGTAGAGGTGATTGCAAAGAATTCTGGCGCCACTATAGTTAGTAATTATGAAATTGCTACGTATTATGAAAACAAAGGCTTTACAACGCATCCTATGAATCATGGAGGAAGCTGGAATTTCGACTTCGGAAAATTAAAATATGTAAATGCTATTCATACCTCTTCTTTTGCTGATGGTACGTATGGCGGACAACCAGGAGGTTTTATTCTTTCTGCCGATGAAAAGCATATCTATATTGCAGGAGATACTGCTTTGCACATGGATATGAAGCTTATACCCTATACTTATGAACTGGACTTGGCCATTCTACCTATTGGAGATAATTTTACAATGGGTATTGAAGATGCTATTTTCGCTTCTGATTTTGTAGAATGTGATACCGTTTTAGGATATCATTATGATACCTTCGGATTTATTAAAATAGATCATGAAGCAGCAAAAAAACAATTTTTGGCAGCAGATAAAAAATTACTTCTTTTAGAAATAGGGAAATCTATTCTAATTTAAGATTAGCGTACCTCACTTTTAAGAACAATCTTATGGAGAAGTTTTGGGAAAAATCGTTTTACGTAAATTCCCAAAATTTCTTTTTTACCGATATAGCTTTCAAATTTTTCTTTTTCAATAGCTTTCTTCATTCGAGCAGCAAAAACTGAAACGGGTAAACCATTTTTGGTGGCTTTATCTTCAGTATTATTTCTTGAGCCGTCACCAATAAGTGCGTTTTTAGCAACGTCTGTTTGTATAAAGCCAGGGCAGATAAGGGTCACCTTTATTCCGTCTTTTTCATGCTCCATACGTAAGGCATCAAAAAAGCCATGTAACGCATGTTTAACACCGCAATATCCTGAACGATAAGGAGAGGAAAATTTACCCATTAAGCTGCTAACGGTTGCAAACTGTCCTTTTTGTTGTTGTATAAATAAGGGCAATATAGCTTTAGATAGTGCTACAGTACCCAAATAATTAATATCCATTAGTTGTTTGTAAACATCAAGATCTGTTTCTATGATTAAGGAACGCTGGCTCACCCCTGCATTGTTTATAAGAATGTCAATAGCACCAAAAGCATGCCAAGCTTCCTCAGTTTTAAGCTCAAATTCTTCGGTTTTAAGGAGATCAAGAGGTAATACATAGATGTTTTCAGGATGAATACACTTTTGTTGTACGGCTTTTAATCCTTCAGTATTTCTAGCGGAAATAATTACTTTTGCGCCAGAATTTGCATAGGCATAGGTTAGTGCTTCTCCAATTCCTGATGATGCTCCAGTAATCCAAACAATTTTTTCTTGACCCAATCCCATTTCCCTTCTATTTAGACCTAAAATATAGTTAAATTTGAACTCTAAATTATGGAAGCAACCTACAAAAAATATATTTTAGATTTTAAGCGCCCTAGTGGCACTTCTCGAGGCGTACTGAAACAGAAAGAAACCTGGTTTATCATACTCAAGTCTGATGAAAAATTTGGGATAGGCGAATGTGGAATTCTACGTAGTTTAAGTATTGATGATGTTCCCGAGTATGAAGAAACGCTAAAATGGACCTGTGAGAATATTCATTTAGGAAAAGAAGCACTATGGAATGCATTGATGGCCTTTCCTAGTATTCAATTTGGCGTAGAGCAAGCTTTTCTATCGCTCATTTCTTCAAATGAATTTGAGTTGTTCCCTTCTGATTTTATAACTGGAGGAGCGCCAATAGCAATCAATGGGTTAATTTGGATGGGCGATGAAGCATTTATGCACGAACAAATTCAGCAAAAAATAGAAGATGGTTTCAGGTGTATTAAAATGAAAATTGGTGCTATTGATTTTGAAACGGAATTAAAATTATTAGCGTCTATTCGCAAAAAATATACTCCTGAAGAAATAGAATTGAGAGTAGATGCTAACGGAGCGTTTAAACCAGAGGAAGCATTAGCTAAATTAGAACGCTTAGCTACATTTAATCTGCATTCTATAGAACAGCCTATTCAACAAGGTAATGTTCAAGAAATGGAACTTTTATGTAAGAAAACACCATTGCCTATTGCGTTAGATGAAGAATTAATCGGGGTTTTTAAGGTCACAAAAAAACAAGAACTGCTTCAAAGGATACAGCCACAGTATATTATTTTGAAACCAAGTTTGGTTGGAGGCTTTAAAGGGTGTGAGGAGTGGATTTCTATCGCCGAAAAAAACGGAATTAAATGGTGGGTCACCAGTGCTTTAGAGAGTAATGTGGGGTTAAATGCTATAGCGCAATGGACATTTACGTTGAATAATAGTTTGCCACAAGGTTTAGGAACCGGTGGTTTATACACGAATAATTTTGAAAGTCCATTAGCGGTTGAAAATGGCAAATTATATTATAAGAAGAACAAAAGTTGGAATGCTAATTTGATAAGTGATTTATGTATATAGAGCAAGCATACAAGGGATTAATAGATTCTTGGAGGTATATTTTAGGGTTTGTGATTGTTATAATAGGCTGGCAGGTTTTAGGACTGATACCGCTTCTAATAGGATTGGGTGCTCATGCAGCAAATGGTGGTGGGGTAACCTCAACTTTTCCTGAAATGGCAAAAGCTTTAGGGAATAACTTGTTTGTTTTTCTGATGCTTATTTCATTTGCTATCGGATTGCTAGTCTTATTTTTTGTTGTGCGCTTTTTGCATCAACAATCAATTACCGCCTTCACAACTTCTAGAGCAAAAGTAGATTGGAGACGTATATTTTTCGCATTTACGTTTTGGGCTCTTATTACCATCTTAATGACCGGAGTAGATATATATATGTCTCCAGAGAATTATGTTTTAAATTTCGATTTTAATAAGTTTATAGTACTCGCAATAATTGCTATTTGTTTAGTACCCTTGCAAACAAGTTTTGAAGAATACTTGTTTAGAGGGTATCTTATGCAAAGTCTAGGGATTCTTACCAAGAATAGATGGATTCCCTTGATGCTTACATCTACTGTTTTTGGTTTGATGCATATGTTTAATCCAGAAGTAGCACAATTAGGGTATGGTATAATGGTGTATTACATCGGTACAGGGTTCTTTTTAGGTATTTTAGCACTGATGGATGAAGGCTTAGAACTTTCTTTAGGTTTCCATGCGGCAAATAATTTAGTAACGGCCTTATTGGTCACTGCTGATTGGACGGCTTTTCATACAGATTCTATTTATAGAGATGTATCTGAACCAGAATTAGGTTGGGATGTTTTTATTCCTGTGGTTGTAATTTATCCTATTCTTTTATTTATTTTTTCTAAAGTGTATAAATGGACCAATTGGAAAGAAAAGTTAACAGGGAAAGTACTTACGGAAGAAGCATTTTTAGCACACGAAAACAATGAATCTCAATTATAAATATATTCATCCTGATTTTAAGTTAAACGGAATTTCATTTTCATTTGAGGAGCTGAAAGAAGTAGGCTATTGTCTTATTAAAGAAGGACTTTCATATGAAGAGCCGATAGGAAATTTTCTTTTAGACTGGAGCAACGATGAAGATGATCTTGAGGTTTCAACATCTGGGTCTACAGGAATCCCTAAAAAAATACGGTTACAGAAGCAGTATATGGTGAATTCTGCCATTGCTACAGGATCCTTTTTTAACCTACACGGAAGGAACACTGCTTTGCTTTGTTTGCCCGCAGATTATATTGCTGGAAAAATGATGTTGGTCCGGGCCATGATTTTAGGTTTGTCGCTGGACTATGTAACTCCAAATTCTAATCCTTTAGAGGGTATTTTTAAAATTTATGATTTTAGTGCGATGATTCCATTGCAACTAGAAAATTCGCTTAACAAACTAAACCAAATAAAAATATTGATTGTTGGCGGAGCAAAAATGTCCGACACCCTAAAAGTTGCCGTTCAAGACAAACAATCTATCGTGTATGAAACCTATGGAATGACAGAAACGATTACTCATATTGCATTAAAAGCGGTGAATTACATTGAAAACAGTACGCATGATAATTTTAAGGCGTTACCGGAAGTTGTTTTTAAAGTTGATGAACGGGGTTGCTTGGTAATTAATGCTTCTAATATTTCGGATCAAGAAATAGTAACCAATGATTTGGTACAGCTTATTTCTCCTACTGAATTTGAGTGGTTGGGCCGTTATGATTCTATTATTAATTCTGGAGGCGTTAAGTTAATTCCAGAAAAGATAGAGTCTAAGCTTTCGAAAGTGATTGATGTCAATTTTTTTGTAGCGGGATTACCAGATGAAAAATTAGGTCAAAAATTAATACTATTAGTGGAAGGTGAGGTTGATAAAGGAATCCTTTTGAAAAAATTACAAAGTCTTGCTGGCTTAGATAAATTTGAGATTCCTAAAGAGATTCATAGTGTAGCGTCTTTTGTTAAGACAGCTAACGGTAAAATTCAACGTAAAAAAACGCTAAATCTCCTATAGGACTATCTCTTAATATCATAAAAAACTTTTTCATCAAAAAGATTTCGAATTTCATCTTTTCCCATAGAATATGAGGGTTCTGTATAATTGACTAATTTATTAATTTCATTTACATCACTTTTTTTATTCGTTTCATAATCATTTTGTATTACAAAGACTGAATCTGCTGTAATAGAAGTTATTTTTAGTGTAGTAAAATATCCAGATTCAGAATTTTTATATTTAATAACATCACCTACGGCAGGATCATTTATATAGTCCTGTAAATCACCCGAGTGTTTTAGGTTAGTGAAAATTATCAAACCAATTATAGCAAGTATTATTCCCAATCCAGACCAATACCAAATTGGTGTTTTAGTATTTTTACTTACCTCTTTAGAAGCGTTTTTAAGCTTTTCATTCATGCCATTTTGCTCTAAAGTAACCTTGCAATTTGTGCATTCAGAAAACGATTTTCTTCCCATAGGAAAAACAGGTATCCAATAGAGATATGCATATTTCCCATAAACTGATAGGTTATGAACTGTATTCTCATTGCAATTATCACATTTTATACCGCTTTTTCGTTCGCTGTGTAGATGTGTTCCTTTAGTTCCGTAAAAAATCATAGATTATATTTTATCTAAATATATACAAAAAAAATAAATAATGAAGGTTAAGATCTTTGCTTAGCCTATAGATCATATATTTTAATGTCTGCGTTTTGATTAATTTTTATCAGAAAATGGTACGCTTATCTAGGGTAATTTAGAAGTAAAAATTTGAAGAAAATTAATCAGTTTATATTGGCTTTAAGGTAATTTTATAGCTAGAAAATTAAATTATTCTTACCATAAAACATCATTTACTCACTCAAAAGTGCACTTCCCTAATTCCTTATTTTAATTTGCTTTTTAGTCTTGTAGGTTTATATCATTCTAAAAAACGATAAAGATGAAAAAGACGCTACTACTATTTTTTATTGCAATCTTAAGCAATACAATCAATGCACAAGTAAAAACCATACATGGAACAGTGACGGATAATACAGGTCCATTGCCAGGCGTAAATGTTTCAATCAAAAACGCTAGTACTGGAACTCAAACAGATTTTGATGGCAAGTATACTATAAGTGCATCAGAGGGAGATACGCTTGTGTTTACGTATATTGGCTATGAAACAAAAGAGTTTACCGTTGCAGATTCTTTGCTGATAAACATGACACTTGAAGTAGCTTCAAATCAACTAGAGGAAGTTGTGATTGTTGGGTATGGAACTCAAAAAAAACGACGTGTTACCAGTGCAGCTACACGCGTAAGCTCGCAAAGTATACAACGTGGGAGGAAACCTAAAAGCTATAAAAATAATAGCGCTCAACCCGTATATGATCATGTTGCAGAATTGCAAATGTCGAGCATTTCATATAGTCCGATAGCAATACACAGTCAAGGAAACAGTACTGTTTCAGAAAATAATCAACCGCTCTATGTTGTAGATGGGGTTCTTATACAGGCTAAAAATAATAATATCGTTGCAAATTTAGATCCTAATAGTATTGATGAAATTAATGTTTATAAGGGGGAAAAAGCAAGCGCTTTATATGGTGCTTCTGCTAAAAATGGGTGTATAGTGATTACTACTAAAAGTGGAAACTATAGAATTACGGAAGATGAAAAATATGCTCAAATAACAGAGAATCCATTTAAGAGATTGACTTTAAATCCACTTTCCACATTTTCTATAGATGTAGATAAAGCAGGCTATAGTAATATTCGTAGACTCATTAATGCAGGAAGTCAAATTCCTGTTGATGCAGTGAAGATCGAAGAAATGATTAATTATTTTAATTATGAGTATCCACAACCTGTGGGAGAGCATCCTTTTTCTATCAATCTGGAAGCTGCTAAAACGCCTTGGAATGATGCTACTAAATTAGTGCGTATCGGTATTCAAGGTAAAAAATACTTAAATGAAAATTTACCTGCATCTAATCTTACGTTTCTTATTGATGTTTCGGGATCTATGAGCAATCAAAATAAATTACCACTTTTAAAGTCGGCTTTCAAACTATTGGTAAATCAACTGCGAGAAAAAGATAGCGTTTCAATAGTTGTTTATGCCGGAGCAGCCGGTGTTGTTTTGGAGCCAACTCGTGGTGATGAAAAAGTAAAAATAATAGAGGCATTAGACAATTTAAGTGCAGGTGGTTCTACAGCAGGAGGTCAGGGTATAGAATTGGCTTATGCCTTAGCTGAGAAGAACTTTAAACCGAATAAAAATAATAGAGTTATTATGGCAACTGATGGCGATTTTAACGTGGGGGCTTCATCTGATAAGGATATGGAAACTCTGATCGAAGAAAAACGTAAATCGGGAATTTTCTTATCGGTCTTAGGATTTGGCATGGGAAATTATAAAGACTCTAAATTGGAAAAATTAGCAGATAAAGGAAATGGAAATCATGCCTATATAGATACGATGCAAGAGGCGCAAAAAGTATTTGGAGAAGAGTTTGGTGGCACATTATATACCATTGCTAAGGATGTAAAAATTCAAGTAGAATTTAATCCTGCAAAAGTGCAAGCCTATAGATTGATTGGATACGAAAATAGATTGTTAGCCGATGAAGATTTTATAGATGACAAAAAAGATGCAGGAGAATTGGGTAGTGGTCATGCCGTAACGGCACTTTATGAAATAATTCCTATTGGTGTACAAAGTGATTTTATAAAAGAAATTCCAGACTTAAAATATACCCAAGCACATTTAATAAACGAGGATTCGGACGATCTTTTTACGGTGAAATTTAGATATAAAAAACCCAATGAAGATAAAAGTATAGAAATGGTAGAAGTCTATAAAAATCAATTTACAGAAATGTCTGCAGATTTTAAATTTTCTGCTGCAGTAGCACTTTTTGGAATGCATTTAAGAAATTCTCCGTATTTAAATGACTCTAAGATGAAGGATGTGTTGGGATTAGCAACTTCTGGAAAGGGAATAGATAAGAAAGGATATCGATCAGAATTTATTCGATTGGTAAAAACTGTAGATAGTAGTCTTTAAAAAAGTGCCGAAAGGCACTTTTTTCTTCTTTAATAATTTGTATTTTCAGGGTTGAATTTTTAATTACATATTGATAAGCTCCAACCTATGAAAAAATTAACCGTAACCTTAGCGCTATTTTATTCCTTAATTAGTTTTGCACAGCAGATTTTGCCAGAGAATGAAAGAGCCCGAGTAATCGATGAAATTCTAGAAGAACGTTTTGATGTACTGTTACCTACTTTGATGGATGCAGCAGCTATTGATATGTGGATCGTGATGTCTCGGGAATATAATGAAGACCCAGTGATCAAAACCATGTTGCCTGCCACGTGGTTAAATGCCCGAAGAAGAACACTACTTTTATTTTATAGGAATAAAGTAACGAATACTATAGAGAAATTGGCGGTGGCACGCTATGATGTTGGTAAAAGCATTGGTTCTGCTTGGGATAAAGAAAAGCAACCAGATCAATGGAAGAGACTTATGGAATTAATTCAAGAACGGAATCCAAATAAGATTGGACTAAATTTTTCTAAAGATCATAATATTGCAGATGGCTTAGACAAGACCGATTATGACGAGTTCATGAGTTATCTGCCTAAAAAAATGCACGCTAAGGTAGTGTCAGCAGAACAATTGGCAGTGCGGTGGATAGAAACCCGTACACCTCGTGAAATGGTAATCTACAATCAATTGGTAGACATTACGCATGATATAATAGCAGAAGCTTTTTCAGAAAAAATAATTACACCAGGTGTTACTACAACCACAGAAGTGGAGTGGTGGATGCGCCAAAAAGTGACCGATTTAGGATTGGAAACATGGTTTCATCCTACAGTAGATGTGCAACGCAGTAGCGAGAAATTAGTAGGTCATTTATATTCATTTTCAGGAAGACCTGATGATTTAACTATTCTTCCAGGAGATCTTTTGCATTGCGATTTTGGAATTACGTATCTAAGGTTAAATACCGATTGTCAGGAGTTAGCCTATGTCCTAAAACCAGAAGAGAAAGCAGCTCCTAAATTTTTAGTAGAAGGATTAAAAGAAGGTAATAAAGTTCAAGACTATTTGACTAAAAATATGATCCAGGGAAGAACAGGGAACGAAATTTTAGCAAAAGCATTAAAAGAAGCAAAAGCAGCCGGATTAAAACCATCAATCTATACACACCCATTAGGAACTTACGGACATTCAGCGGGGACTACTATCGGAATGTGGGATTCGCAAGGTGGTGTCATGAAAGATGATGGAGAGAATTACCCTTTAAATAAAAATACCGTTTACGCTATAGAATTAAATACAACGATTACTATTCCAGAATGGAACAGAGACATTCGTATTATGCTCGAAGAAGCAGGTTTCTATGGCGAAAACGGATTTAGATATGTAAATGGGCGACAAATGGAATTACTATTAATTCCACGCATTAAGAATCATCAAGGTAATTAACACTTTGATTACTAATGTTATAAGAGATTAAGCCAATTTTTAAATTTGATATAAATTTAAACTATTTGTATTTTTAAAAGAAATGCAACTCATGAAAATACATATCTTCAGCATATTATTACTATTATTTAGTTTAAATAGTTTTTCGCAAAGTAATTCAGATAATATTACTATTTGTTGGGATACTTCATTTTCAATGAACGAAAGAGATTTGGATAAAGAGTTTGAAATTCTTGAAAGTATTTTTCGACGAACGCCAAATTTGACGGTACAATTATTATTATTTAATATCGAAATAACTGAAAATGAATTTATAGTAACCAATAGTGATTGGCAAAATTTAAAACAAAAAATTTTACGTGTAAAGCCAGATGGGGCTACGATTTATAAAGGTTTAGAGGCAAGAATAAAAAATACGACAGTTTATTTTTTTACCGATGGAAATAGTGTCGAACAAAGTCCATTAATACCTATTAAGAAAGGAAATTTATTAATAAACTCCGTTCCAAATCGCAATGAAAAAGTTTTAACTAACTCAGTATTAATTGGAAAAGGAAGGTTGGTTGATTTAGGGGCTATTTTGCCTGAAAGAATTAGAAGAGAAGGAGGTGAAAAGTCAACTTCTGGGAAGGAAATAAAAGGAACTGTTTATGTTGATAATATTCCGTTTAGTGGAGTAAGAATTAAAATAAAAGGATCCGAAGAAACATTTCAAACAGATGATGATGGAAGATTTAAAATTATGGCATATCCGGGAGATTCTATTCTTATAAGTAGTAGAATTGAAAAAACAATGAAAATAGCGCCAATTAACTACTTCAATTCCCATATGGACATATTTTTAAATTCTAATGTTACCTCTCTAGATGAAGTAATTGTAACAGAAAAAAGGGTTGATTTAGCTTCTAATAGAATGGTAGATACAGCTATTGGACTACAAAGTAAAGAAAGCGTTGGTTATGCCGTGCAGTCCATAGGAGATGAGGAAATTAGTTCGATTCATACGGATATTTCACAATCCATTCAAGGAAAGTTTTCTAATGTGCATATTAAAAGTGATAGAGAGTTGACCCAGTTTTCTACAAGACCAAATAATACTCTTTTGGGGAATAAGTATGGTTTAGTTGTAATAGATGGAATACCAATAGAGACTTCTGATTCCTCGAGTGGAAGGTCTAATCCCTCAGATGAAACGTTTAAGGGGTATAAAGCTGATGCCTCATTTATTGACCCTGAAAATATCGCAAAAGTTACAGTACTTAAAGGTTTAGCAGCCACTAATAGATATGGGGCATTAGGTAATGGTGGAGTGCTATTGATTACAACAAAAAATGCTATTTACGGAAAAGGAAATATTAAAAAAGAGAATAGGGCATTAATTAAAAATAATGTATATGATTCTAAGCTTATGTTAACCGATGATAAATCGTCATATACAAAGGCGCTAGAGGGTACAAAAACTTTAAAAGAAGCATACGATAAATATTTAATACTTAGAAACTACAATGAAAGTGATACTACTTTTTATTTGGATGCATTTTCTTTTTTTAAAGACAAAGATAAAGTTCGAGCAGCACAGATTATTTCAAATTTATGTGAAATGGAGCCATTTAGTGAGTCATATTTGAAAATAGTGGAAATGGCTCTTCATTACTTAGACATGGAGGAAGTGGCTGAAACTTTGAATTATAGGTTGAAAGAATTAAACCCATTTGATTTACAACCTTTATTTACTGAAGCAAAGTTAAAACTTGTTCAAGGTAAAAAGCAAGAAGCTTTAACTATGTTTTCTAATTTAGAAAACGGTGAAACTTATAATAATTTAGATATTAAACCAATTCAAAAATCGATAGAACGAGAGCTAAAGAATTTAATATTTAGGGATAAACTGAATTTAGACGTTGCAGGGGTAAAGCAGAAAAATTTCACTAATATCAGAATGAACGCTAGGATTATGGCAGAATGGAGTGATTCAAAATTTGAATTTCTAATTCAATTTGTTAATCCACAAAATCGCTATTTTAACTGGGAACATGCTTCTGCTACGGGCGATGAAAGAATACAAGGTGAAATGGAATCGGGATATAGTATGGAAGAATTTGAAATTTATGACGATTTAAAAGGTGAATGGACCATAAATGTGAGATATTTGGGAAATCTTGACTCAGATAATACACTTCCGCTAGTGCTTTTATTTACCGTTTATGAAAATTTTGGATACCCTTCACAGACAGAAGAGAAAATAATATTATATTTTAATGGTGAAACTACAACTAAGAAAGTTACTTCGCTTAAAATATGACTGTTATAATAGTTTTCGGCGTAGTTGTTGTTGTATTCTTACTCATAACTAATACTTATTCTTATAAAAAATTATTTTCACTCCTCATTTTAACATGCACATTTTCTTTCGGTCAAGTAAAGAAAAATATTGCAAAAGGTAAAATAACATATTTAGAAATGCCGCTGGTCAAAGCAGAAATTAGAGTTGCGCATACTGATACTACTGTGAGAACTGATTTGAATGGGATGTATTAGATTCATGCACTTCCTGGTCAAACCATTACATAAAGTTATCCAAGCTTGAAAACTACTGAGCTAATGGAGGAAGATGTAACACGTATTTTAAATATTGAACTATTATCTGATGTAAATTTATTAGATGGGGTCACGGTCGAAAAAACAATGATAAAAAGCCAAGAACAATTATGGAGAGAATTACCCTTTAAATAAAAATACCGTTTACGCTATAGAATTAAATACAACGATTACTATTCCAGAATGGAACAGAGACATTCGTATTATGCTCGAAGAAGCAGGTTTCTATGGCGAAAACGGATTTAGATATGTAAATGGGCGACAAACGGAATTACTATTAATTCCACGCATTAAGAATCATCAAGGCAATTAAACCTGAATAACACCTAAATTAAATGGTTTTTCTATGGGAGCATGATTAGCAGCATCAATGCCCATGGAAATCCATTTTCGGGTATCTAAAGGATCGATGATACCATCGGTCCATAAACGCGATGCCGCGTAATATGGAGAAACCTGATTATCATACCTATTTTTAATTTTATTAAATAGTTCTGCTTCTTTTTCAGGTGTAATTTCTTCTCCTTTTTTCTTTAAAGAAGCTTTCTCGATTTGCAACAATACTTTGGCAGCAGAATTACCACTCATAACCGCTAACTCAGCACTAGGCCATGCTACAATTAAGCGAGGGTCGTAAGCCTTACCACACATGGCATAATTACCAGCGCCATAACTATTACCAATAATAATCGTAAATTTTGGAACGACAGAATTACTAACGGCATTCACCATTTTTGCCCCATCTTTTATAATACCGCCATGTTCACTTTTACTCCCCACCATGAAACCAGTAACATCTTGTAAAAAGACTAACGGAATTTTCTTTTGGTTACAATTGGCAATAAATCGGGTAGCTTTATCCGCAGAATCAGAATAGATAACTCCGCCAAATTGCATTTCACCTGTTGTGGTTTTTACCACTTTGCGTTGGTTGGCTACAATACCAACAGCCCAGCCATCAATACGTGCATACCCAGTTAGTATTGTTTTTCCGTATCCTTCTTTATATTGTTCAAAATCAGAATCATCTACCAAACGTTTGATGATTTCAACCATGTCATATTGATCAGATCTTGATTTAGGTAAGATTCCGTAAATATCCTGAGGATCTTCTTTAGGTTTTTCGGACTTAATTCTATTATAGCCCGCTTTGTCAAAATCACCAATTTTACTCATGATGTTTTTAATCGTATCCAAAGCATCAGCATCATCTTTAGATTTATAATCTGTTACCCCGCTAATCTCACAATGAGTTGTAGCACCGCCTAATGTTTCGTTATCAATACTTTCGCCAATAGCAGCTTTTACTAAATAACTCCCCGCTAAAAAGATACTCCCAGTTTTATCTACAATTAAGGCTTCATCACTCATGATAGGTAAATACGCACCACCAGCAACACAGCTGCCCATAACGGCAGATATTTGTGTAATTCCCATACTGCTCATAACCGCATTGTTTCTAAAAATACGTCCAAAATGTTCTTTGTCTGGAAAAATTTCATCTTGTAAGGGCAAATAGACCCCAGCACTATCTACTAAATAAATTATGGGAAGTTTATTCTCAATAGCAATTTCTTGC encodes:
- a CDS encoding acyl-CoA carboxylase subunit beta translates to MDINFNKNEDHNKLLLSALKKRLATVKLGGGKSRIEKQHAQGKMTARERVDYLLDDKADAIEVGAFVGEGMYKEHGGCPSGGVVVKIGYIKGKQCIVVANDATVKAGAWFPITAKKNLRAQEIAIENKLPIIYLVDSAGVYLPLQDEIFPDKEHFGRIFRNNAVMSSMGITQISAVMGSCVAGGAYLPIMSDEALIVDKTGSIFLAGSYLVKAAIGESIDNETLGGATTHCEISGVTDYKSKDDADALDTIKNIMSKIGDFDKAGYNRIKSEKPKEDPQDIYGILPKSRSDQYDMVEIIKRLVDDSDFEQYKEGYGKTILTGYARIDGWAVGIVANQRKVVKTTTGEMQFGGVIYSDSADKATRFIANCNQKKIPLVFLQDVTGFMVGSKSEHGGIIKDGAKMVNAVSNSVVPKFTIIIGNSYGAGNYAMCGKAYDPRLIVAWPSAELAVMSGNSAAKVLLQIEKASLKKKGEEITPEKEAELFNKIKNRYDNQVSPYYAASRLWTDGIIDPLDTRKWISMGIDAANHAPIEKPFNLGVIQV